Proteins encoded together in one Xiphophorus maculatus strain JP 163 A chromosome 13, X_maculatus-5.0-male, whole genome shotgun sequence window:
- the LOC111610452 gene encoding gastrula zinc finger protein XlCGF8.2DB-like has translation MVVPVDEQTDHTESEPNRNQVIFQEAAEAENQNQERRKPFSCVICKKRLTFKSAFDIHMRTHTGEKPFSCVNCGKRFSQKQNLTLHMRIHTGEKPFSCVNCGKSFSVKRDLTRHLRIHTGEKPFPCVNCGKSFCQKRDLTQHMRIHNGEKPFSCVNCGKSFSQKKYLTRHMRIHTGEKPFSCVNCGKSFSQKQDLTRHMRIHTGEKPFSCVNCGKSFSQKQNFTHHMRTHTGEKPFSCVNCGKSFSHKQHLTQHMMIHNGEKPFSCVNCGKSFRHKVSLIHHLRRHTGEKQ, from the exons atggtggttcctgttgatgagcaaacagaccacactgaatcagaaccaaacaggaaccaagtcatcttccaggaagctgctgaagctgagaaccaaaatcaggaaagaagaaaacctttctcatgtgtcatctgtaaaaagcgtttgactttcaaatctgcttttgatattcacatgagaactcatacgggtgaaaagccgttttcatgtgtgaactgtggaaaacgttttagtcaaaaacagaatttaactctgcacatgaggattcacacag gtgaaaagccgttttcatgtgtgaactgtggaaaaagttttagtgtaAAACGGGATTTAACTCGGCActtgaggattcacactggtgaaaagccgtttccatgtgtgaactgtggaaaaagtttttgtcaaaaacgggatttaactcagcacatgaggatACACaatggtgaaaagccgttttcatgtgtgaactgtggaaaaagttttagtcaaaaaaagtatttaactcggcacatgaggatacacactggtgaaaagccgttttcatgtgtgaactgtggaaaaagttttagtcaaaaacaggatttaactcggcacatgaggattcacactggtgaaaagccgttttcatgtgtgaactgtggaaaaagttttagtcaaaaacagaattttactCATCAC atgagaactcatacgggtgaaaagccgttttcatgtgtgaactgtggaaaaagttttagtcacaaacagcatttaactcagcacatgatgattcacaatggtgaaaaaccattttcatgtgtgaactgtggaaaaagttttcgtcACAAGGTGAGTTTAATTCACCACTTGAGGcgtcacacaggtgaaaagcagtAG